One window of the Lepidochelys kempii isolate rLepKem1 chromosome 23, rLepKem1.hap2, whole genome shotgun sequence genome contains the following:
- the SYNGR4 gene encoding synaptogyrin-4: protein MRRVSSSLQELSENNVVQFLRQPQTIARILAGLFSLIIFASLVTDGYQNLTASSQLRCVLNDNGVACSYAITAGVLAFLQSFLFLAFDAYHNIIISHKVKSVILSLDLTFSIIWSCIWFIGFCFLANQWNRSAHHYLLGSSSARASIAFAFFSIPCWVYLGYQALRGLWAEPLIPYKQSLDEGAVALNTLSSVTTTSIPRSMEYHSPTKGSSGSSAAPFPQTPKGNQLTFLNDN, encoded by the exons ATGAGGAGGGTGAGCTCGAGTCTGCAGGAGCTCTCAGAGAACAACGTGGTCCAGTTCCTGAGGCAACCTCAAACCATTGCTAGGATCCTAGCTGGG CTCTTCTCGCTGATCATATTTGCCTCCCTGGTGACCGACGGCtaccagaacttgacagcttcaTCCCAGCTGCGCTGCGTGCTGAATGACAATGGGGTGGCCTGCAGCTATGCCATcacagctggggtcctggccttCCTGCAGTCCTTCCTCTTCCTGGCCTTTGACGCTTACCACAACATTATCATTAGCCACAAGGTCAAATCTGTCATCCTGAGTCTGGACCTGACTTTCTCCA TCATCTGGTCGTGCATATGGTTCATTGGCTTCTGTTTCCTGGCAAATCAATGGAACAGGTCTGCTCACCACTACCTGCTGGGAAGTAGCTCAGCCCGCGCCAGCATTGCCTTTGCTTTCTTCTCCATCCCCTGCTGG GTGTACCTGGGCTACCAAGCCCTGAGGGGCCTGTGGGCTGAGCCCCTCATTCCCTACAAACAGTCCTTGGACGAAGGCGCTGTGGCCCTGAACACACTCTCTTCTGTCACCACCACCTCCATCCCCAGGAGCATGGAGTATCATAGCCCCACCAAAGGCAGCAGCGGTAGCTCCGCCGCCCCCTTTCCACAGACTCCCAAGGGAAACCAGCTCACTTTCCTGAATGACAATTAG